GTTTTTCCATTGTGCACCCCTGGATTTTAAAGAGAATCACTTCAATTCACGCAGCTTTTACTCACCCTGTTCCTGCCACAAAATAACAGAACAAAGCAGGACTTTGTGTTCTCCTTAGACTTGAGGAAGCCTCACCCAACTTAAAAAATCCTCACAAACTGATTCTGAAATGAATCCAATAGATATCTTTATAAGAATTTAGGGAGCCAATCTACTATTGAGAGAACTATAGATTCCAATTAGCAGTGGCATTTTACAGGGCCACTGAAGGAACTCAGAGCTTTCCATTTGATATCTCCAATCCTTTGAACAATGacactggttctgagagcactGGCCTGAGACTCCTGCACCCTGGCTGCACACATTCCTGAAGCTTGTTTACCACTGGTATTTGTCAATATTCACCTAATTGTTGAAAATAAGAAATTGAAGCTGCTCTTTCAGTGGCAGATGCTTATTCAGAGCTCAAAAGAATTCCATTGTCTTTCTCCTGAGTATGTTACATactctttcttctttaaatacACACAAAGCAGTAAAAGAACACAATTCCCTTACCTTTCTCAACACCACCTTTGTGGAAGTACTGGCAGGTGGCTGCTTATGACCATCCCAGGGGCAGCACAAACTGAAGGATGGAGGAAAGGCAGAACCCATTTTCAGAAAGGCTCTGTTACAGGAGTCACGAGGTCAGGAGGAAACTCCAGCACACCCACACACAATGCTCCAGACTCAGAAAGGGACACAGAATCAtgtaggttggaaaagccccaCAAGACCATGGAGCCCAACTATTCCCCCAGCCACCAAGGTCAAcactgacccatgtccccaagtgccacatccacacagctgtTCAATCCCTCCAGGCACGAGGAGTCCACCACTGCCCCAAGAAGCCTGATCAAACCTTtgggtgaagaaatttttcctaaaatccaatctaaacctcaaCATAAGGTTAAGGCATGGAGCAAGctggtctagtgaaagatgCCCCTGCTTGCAGCAGGAGGGTTGGTTTAGATGATTTTTAGAAGATTCCCTCCAACTGAAACCATTGTATTCTTCTATCAACACCAAGACATTTCAAACCTATTGTCAGTCAAATCCTCTTTCCAGCAATTATGAGTGTGGGGAGACAGGCAGCATAAGACAAATCTTTCATTGTTAGCACGATTCTCTTCAGTTCTGCCAGTACCTATTTAGCACCTTCTATTCCCTCACCCAGATCTGTGCTTCACAtactttatttcccttttaggTCTCTGCATAATCCCCTTCTGCAGCATGCACACTTTCTCCTGCACTCACGTTCTGGGTACAGGCTGTACCCTCTGACCCCCTTTTTCAAAGGCACCAGGACtcctgactgcagcagctgcagaggaagaaatcCCCCTCAGAACTGTTTCTGCAACAGGCAGCACCTCTGTCTGCACCCACTGCATCCCTCAAAACACACAAAGTTCCCAATTCTAGTCCACTACCCAAACAGATCATGAGAAAAATCATTTTTACTTAGATGCACCACCAGCCTCACTTAAAACCTCATTTAACAGAATCCCctgaaaatacatttgtttGAACATCTTGCAGATTACAGCTGCCTTAAACTGCAGACCTTCATACTAATATTCAGCCTTTACAGGTAGGTATTTTGGGCTCCTCTCTACAAGGTCATtaaggggctggagagtgtccagagaagggaatggagctgaggaagggtctggaacataagtcctgtgaggagcagctgagggagctgggaaggggctcagcctggagaaaaggaggctcaggtgggaccttgtggctctgcacagttcctgacaggaggggacagcagggggggtgggggtgataggctctgcttccagggaatagggacaggaggagagggaacagcctcaggctgggccaggggaggttcaggctggatgataggaaagatttcttcactgaagggTCGTGCATTGgatcaggctgcccagggcagtggtggagtcaccatccctggaagtcaAAAGGGaatggatgtggcacttggtggtGCAGTTTAGTGGGCATGGTGGGATTTACtcaaaggctggacttgatCTTGGAGATTTTCTCccaccttaatgattctgtgttATAAGCTAAATAAACTAAAAGCAAACCTGAGGACTAAACTCTGCATGAAACTTTGAGGCAGCAAAAGGGATACAAAGAAGCTGGGAGCCAACCTGAGAGCTTGAGTCCTCGCTCCCCAACCTGGGTGTTGTAGCCATTGGGCATCCTCAGGATGGCATCGTGGATCCCTGCCAGCTTGGCCACGGCATACACCTCCTCTGCTGTGGCCTCTGTGTTGCCATAGAGCAGGTTGTAGTAGATGGTGTTATGGAAGAGAACAGCATCCTGCATTGGTGGGAAGCACATTTGAAATAAGAAATCATGAACATCAGCTTCAGAACTGCCCCTGGCCCATGAAAGAATCAATACAGAACagcttgtatttttctttacacAGTGTGAAGGTAAAAGTGTTCGGGGacatttcttttcccaaaaaagGCATTAATATATTTTGTGTCCTAAATATGTATGTCATGCATAGTTTCACCACTTTGCTAACTCATTACGGGTGGTAATCAACTATAAAGCTAAATCACTTAAAGCTGGAGGCAGCTTCTCATGGGGAGGCTTAAACGCATTTCAGAAATTGGATCTATATGATGATGCATAGAAAACCATAAtatttcctgggggaaaaatgtCTAGTTCCTTTGAAAGTCACCATGCAACACCACTACATTAGGAGTGGCCTTCACTGAACAGTGCCAGATACTGCAAATCACTGCTACAACAGACTAGAATTACTGTTCCCATGGACTGTCTGGGGAGAAGGAAATGTGGCATACCTGAGGCACAACTCCTATTGCCTTTCTCAGACTTTCCAAACTGACATCTTGGATGTTCTGTCCAGCAATATAAATGTTTCCTTTCTGAGGTTCATAGAAACGAAATAATAACCTCACAATGGTGCTTTTCCTGGAATTGAAAAGAATTGAAGTTAATGTTACAAACTGGTTTGCAATTTGCAATCTCCAATCGGGAATGATGTacaaacaataaaaagcaaacacaagcaGCACCACATTTAAGAAACTAAATTCTGCATTGATTGGCATATTTAGTCCATTTACCCACCCTGACCCACTACCTCCTACAATGGCCACTTTCTTTCCTGCAGGGACTTCAAAGGACACTCCAGCAAGGACTTTCTGCCCCTTCAGGTATTCAAAATGCACATTGTCAAAGGCAATGGAAGCAGTCTGGGGGGTGATCTTCAGGGGTGGAGCCAGCTTTTTGTCCTATGAAAAGAAGAATTCCACTTTATCTGCTGCCCAAAAATTACCTCCAACACTTCAACAAGCTCAACAGTCCCTTTCCCATctcaaaaaaaggcaaacagacACTCCAGCTCAGATATGTGGAAAATAATCATAAGTTGCTGCACAAGTGACATTGGTttgctcctccttttccccaaaGGAGGTAAAAATTCCTGCTGTAATCACTCTGCCTCATAACTTCTTTTGCAATATATTCTGCATCATTAATTACCAATAAAAATTCAAGCACGAGGCATGAatacttaaataaaaaaatctcaacacAAACACAGCTTCCATGAAGCAATTTTTGCTtctctgcaagaaaaaaaaaatcaacttatTGCAGTAACTGCACTTAAAGAAGAGGCAGAACAGCAACCTCACACACAACAACTATTTCATGAATAGAAATTAAACCTGGAAGATGAGAACACGGTGAAATGATGGCATTGCCACTAACAGCCCTGCTAAATGCCCAGATACTTTAGGAAAATAGGCTACTACTTACTTTAATTTTGGTATCTACACTGAGAAGTGTGAACAAGGTATTCATATCTATCAGGGCTTGTCTTGTCTCTCTGTACACTGTTCCCAGGAAGTTCAGGGGCAGAGAAAGTTGGAACAGCAATCCATTCACCATTACCAGATCTCCAACAGAAAGGCTGCCTTAAGACAAAAGGGGTGTGAGAGAATAAGGAGACTTGAAGGGTTTTTCTTTTAGGATGCACCAAAAGAAAGAATCAAGTCCATTAAACCTAATTTCTTTTATCTCATTTCTAAACCCAGATGTTTaaataacaaacaaaaccccagaatCCATTCCCAGATTCTATACAGGGGTGCCTGAAATGAATGGCAATATTTGTGTggatttcacttttaaaaagtgCAATGTAATAGCACTGGCAAATAAGGCAAGTAGCACATGCAACATCAGACTGTAAAATCCACAGAGAGGCCTAAGGAAgttaaaagggaaggaaataatATATGGAAGCACAAATCAGGAAAGACAATCTTAAGTACAATTACAGACAAATCCAAATGATAGATTCAGTTATGATCAAGAGAGAGCTGTATGTACCAGAGAGCTGCTAAAACACACTGAGAACCTCTGGGCAGCCCAGTATCAAACAGGCTGATCAAGGGAAAGCTCAGGATGTCACAGCAGCTAAAGGTAAGTGGCAGGTCAGTTCAGCTGAAACAGGCCCAGAAAGATGATTTAAAGCCATATGTCTACCATCCTGCTTCAAGCTATTCTAAATCTTCCTAAGAACAGCTATAAACTGCACCTACTGACTGATCTGTTCAGTGTaacccttccctgccctggcatctTTAAAAAGGGCAAAGCAGATGCAAGAAAGAGCACATGGTATAAAGGTCTGTCCTTCAAACACTTGTGGATGTTAACAGTCTTTAAAGCATCATTATTTTTACTCTAAAACCACCTTGCTTTAGCAGAGCTTCATCCCAATTCTCTATTTGAAGCTTGTACTCTGTCTTCCTAATCAAGCAGGCTTTATTTTGTGTAGTAAATTAGACAAGTGTAGAACAGATGGAAGCAATTCTTTTAATAATGTGCCCTTATTAATGGAAGGAAAGTGAATTATTGGTAAGAAAACTACTGGAGACAAAGCACTGGGGTATACATACATGGAGTCTTGCCAAaatgggaagggagaagggcaaAAAGAAAGGATCTTTGTACAAtgtgcacagaaatatttttatctatAGAAGTGCCTTTCAAATACCTTTAAGAAAAAACTTCCTAAAGGGACATtttcttgggatttttctttaaCTGCTAAACTTTTATAGTGTTTTTGATAAAATCATAGTATGATTGAGAGAGAGATACAATGGAATTAATAATACTCCAAGAACCAGAAATATATAGACAAAACTTAAGCAAAACTCTCAACCAAAAACTCTCAAAATGAACTATCACATCAACCCTCAGTTAATTAAGACTAACACCTCTGTTGTGGATGAACTGAGGTAGAGGAGACTCATTTTAGGCTTCCAGACAGGTGAGTTACCTGCAATAATGCCCTGGCTGGCGAGCACCATGATGGCTGTTAAACCCACACTAAATATGGCACTCTGGCCAAAGTTGAGGAGAGCTAAAGTAGAGGTAGTCTTCAGGGAGGCTTTTTCATAGGTCTTCAGGAACTCATCATACCGTTGGGCTTCGTATTTTTCATTATTGAAATACTACAATATAAACAAAACTGGTAAACGTGACAGTGACAAACATGTTGGACTGTTAAAGTGCCTGTAAAATCCAGTATGAACAGACTGAGTGcactgacacacacagagctcctctccagccGTTCTCACAATTGAAGGAAGGAATCACAGAGTaccctgagttggaaggaacccacaaggatcatgcagcccagctcctgcacagacaccccaacaatcccaccctgtgcccgACAGAGTTGTCTAAACActcctggcagcctcagggccatgcccattccctgggagcctgTTCAGTACCCCAGcatcctctgggtgaagaacctttcccagtgtccaatctaaacctcctcctCAAGACTAAGTTTACTCTTTGCAGAAATTGATGGTCAAGGTGATTCAGCCATGAAAGAAACTTCTCACTCTTTATtaacaaagagattttttttccagccccCGCTAACAACCTTCCTGCTACTCTGTCAATGCCACGCACTCCTCTTCAAATGAATAATGCTTAAAAATATGCTAGTGCTCCAAATATGCAGCCCTTTAAAGATGAATCTATGACTCACTTCCCTAAGGCTGACAGAAACAAGACAAAGAGCCTGGTAGTAAAGACTGGCCTTACCTTCACAGTCTCATAATTCAGGAGCGAGTCAATGGCAGCATTACCAGCATCATTGTCAGCTTTGTTCATTTCTATCCGAAACTTTGTCCTGAGAAAGGAAGGTTTGATCCAGTCACTGATGCCTTAGGGTTTTAGCTTTTGTATTTGTCAAACCCTGCACTGCATTAGTGTATAACTCTAAACTCCATCCAGAGTGTGAGTTAACTGTCttcacattttggtcagacaaCACATTTCCTCTAGGCCTGAGATTCAAGGACACTCTATTGCCTCAGGCCCCAAAAATATCAACAGAAGTGAATTGGGGGGAGCAAACTGGAGGAATATGGCTTCATTGCCTGAAGCTGGAATTGGAGGATTAACCCCTGATTTGTAAATGGACCAAATTTATAATTGTCTGAAAAATTTCTGACCAGCGCCCATCCTGGGTGTGTCCACCTGCCCAAGGTGAACCTACtgaaggcctttaataaatacCCACTTTGCTCTCCTTATCttgtccagcctctgcaggcACCATCCCAAGCTCAGGCTGAGGCATGAGAGCACCCTGAGGAAGGTGAGGGCAGGGCCTGCCTTACCTCCACTGTGTGATTCCGATGGTGAACGCTGCGTAGGCTCCCAGCGTCCCCAGAGTGACCAAAGCAAACTCAGCACCACATTTGTAATACTGCAgatttaaaatcaaataattataaaaaaaagaatcatCATTGTTTTCAAAACTTCACTGGTGTCTCCAACTAAGCTATTCTAACGTTAAGACAAGAAATGATGGTCCCTCCCAACACAATCCCTGCTCTGAACAGCTTAAGGCTAAATAAAGGCTTAAACtcaaaaggaaagcagcaagaAGGATTTAGATGAAAAGATTGGAGGCAATAACCAAGAGCTACTGTATATAATACTGCAAAGTTATTATTCACATTATAAAACATAAATGCTGCTGATGCTTGTGCTGTTTTCACAAGTAagtgtttctgtgctttttcagtggattttgaaagaaagctggactgtaaaagaagaaataaatggcCCTGCAAAACAACTAAGGAAGCATTTTCTGTACTTCAGGGCACATCAGGAGAGAAAAGCCCTAAGGAGGGTTGGCTGACAGCCAGCTTGGTCTGCAACTTCTACTGGTTAGAAAATGGAACCCAACAGGCATTTCACTGTTCCATTCAAACTTGATTAAGTCCTTCCAAAAAGGCCAATAAACAGAACAAGATTCTTGCTTTTAATTTAAACCGAGATACATAATCATGATTCAGATTTTTGCACCCAAATAACACCCAAAGATCCTGACTTCAAAGACAGAACGAGTGATTTATTTTGTAGAAGTTTAAATTTCAGGGCATTAAGCTTAAAACCTGGCAGGAGAAGCCTGTTTTCTAAAAGCTAATTTTCACTTTTGAGCTCTGGATAAGTCCGGATCAGCATTCAGGAAAGAACCAATAATCACTCCCTGCTCTATTCTGAATACACTGAACCacaacatttttattctgtttcctCACTATTCCCGGGGTATATTTGACACCTGTGTGCACAGTTTACTTTTCTGATATCTTTTTTCCaacaattctgaagaaaaaacattaaaaactgTCCACATAAATGCAACTGGCTGAAGAGAGgctttaaatatgaaaataatttcaaaaaagtttatttaaaacaaGAGACATTTGAAAACTAtgggttgctctcttttaaAGTAGTTGCTTCCACCTTGTAAAttcaattattattattattagtacTCAGTAGACTTTGGTAAGAGCATCATTCCTAAACGAGACACTTCCAACAATGACTAAACCACACTTACCAGAATTCCACTGACCAGAGCCACTTCAAACATTGTGGGTCCCAGGTTAAACACTAAAGCACTGAGAACAAAGCTGATGCCCCTGGTGCCTCTGTCAATGGTTTTTGACAGAGCTCCTGTTTGCCTGCTCAGATGGAAGGCCAGGTCCAGGTTGTGAAGGTGCAGGAAAACATTCTTGGCAATCCTCCTGATTGAATTTTGAGCTACCTTCCCAAATACTGCATTTCTTGCTTCATTAAATAATG
This sequence is a window from Haemorhous mexicanus isolate bHaeMex1 chromosome 14, bHaeMex1.pri, whole genome shotgun sequence. Protein-coding genes within it:
- the ABCB7 gene encoding iron-sulfur clusters transporter ABCB7, mitochondrial, whose translation is MAVLGAPRGLAAAASRKRRLLLALALLRPPPAAAVACFAGGAMGSGRRGAPGRVQIPPICRQGSWHSLGGNYSRPLLEHSEILPRWQLMEKRMCWHGHAGGGLHTDPKEGLKEIDAKKIIRAMLSYVWPKDRPDLRARVALSLGFLASAKAMNILVPFMFKYAVDSLNQVSGNVLNLGDAPSTAATLATAVLVGYGISRAGAALFNEARNAVFGKVAQNSIRRIAKNVFLHLHNLDLAFHLSRQTGALSKTIDRGTRGISFVLSALVFNLGPTMFEVALVSGILYYKCGAEFALVTLGTLGAYAAFTIGITQWRTKFRIEMNKADNDAGNAAIDSLLNYETVKYFNNEKYEAQRYDEFLKTYEKASLKTTSTLALLNFGQSAIFSVGLTAIMVLASQGIIAGSLSVGDLVMVNGLLFQLSLPLNFLGTVYRETRQALIDMNTLFTLLSVDTKIKDKKLAPPLKITPQTASIAFDNVHFEYLKGQKVLAGVSFEVPAGKKVAIVGGSGSGKSTIVRLLFRFYEPQKGNIYIAGQNIQDVSLESLRKAIGVVPQDAVLFHNTIYYNLLYGNTEATAEEVYAVAKLAGIHDAILRMPNGYNTQVGERGLKLSGGEKQRVAIARAMLKEPLIFLYDEATSSLDSITEENILKAMRDMVKHRTSIFIAHRLSTVVDADEIIVLDQGKVAERGRHAELLANPSNLYYEMWHTQSSKVLHSHNHPNWEQRNSHTSKEEERKKLEEEIINSVKGCGNCSC